In Streptomyces dangxiongensis, one DNA window encodes the following:
- a CDS encoding MTH1187 family thiamine-binding protein produces MIVAFSVTPLGVGEDVGEYVADAVRVVRASGLPHRTDAMFTSVEGEWDEVMDVVRRAVAAVEQRAPRVSLVLKADIRPGVTDGLTSKVETVERHLAR; encoded by the coding sequence ATGATCGTCGCCTTCTCCGTGACGCCCCTGGGTGTCGGCGAGGACGTGGGGGAGTACGTCGCCGACGCCGTCCGCGTGGTCCGCGCGTCGGGCCTGCCCCATCGCACCGACGCCATGTTCACCTCCGTCGAGGGCGAGTGGGACGAGGTCATGGACGTCGTCAGGCGCGCCGTCGCCGCCGTCGAGCAGCGCGCGCCCCGCGTCTCGCTCGTCCTCAAGGCGGACATCCGGCCCGGTGTGACCGACGGACTCACCTCCAAGGTCGAGACCGTCGAGCGGCACCTGGCGCGGTAA
- a CDS encoding DUF3817 domain-containing protein gives MDIKTATALRRLRLVSAPEAVSFLVLLLCSVLKRTTDFNAVPVMGAVHGVLFVLYVLFWADAWNRTKWPLGTAALYFVLSVLPTGGFFAERKLRREAEDAVIAARARREGAVNA, from the coding sequence GTGGACATCAAGACCGCCACCGCCCTCCGCCGTCTCCGCCTGGTCTCGGCCCCGGAGGCCGTGTCCTTCCTGGTCCTGCTCCTGTGCTCGGTGCTGAAGCGGACCACGGACTTCAACGCGGTCCCCGTCATGGGCGCGGTCCACGGCGTCCTCTTCGTGTTGTACGTCCTGTTCTGGGCGGACGCCTGGAACCGCACCAAGTGGCCGCTGGGGACCGCCGCCCTCTACTTCGTCCTCTCGGTGCTGCCCACCGGCGGCTTCTTCGCCGAGCGCAAGCTGCGCCGCGAGGCCGAGGACGCCGTCATCGCCGCCCGCGCACGCCGGGAAGGAGCGGTGAACGCATGA
- a CDS encoding AIM24 family protein — protein sequence MFRLQGSKVLAVDMTGDAVKAKNGSMVAYDGRMTFKKLSGGGEGLRGMVTRRLTGEQMTVMEVRGHGTCWLADRAAEINLVALRGDKLYVEAGNLLATDGELRTGTTFTGLRGASQGTGLFTTTVEGHGQAAILSDGPAVVLRVTPQYPLTVDPGAYVAHQGEVRQSFQSGVTFRTLLGEGGGEAFQIRFEGDGLVYVQPSERNTIAGDL from the coding sequence ATGTTCCGACTCCAGGGGAGCAAGGTGCTCGCCGTCGACATGACCGGTGACGCCGTGAAGGCGAAGAACGGCTCGATGGTCGCGTACGACGGGCGGATGACCTTCAAGAAGCTGAGTGGTGGCGGCGAGGGGCTGCGCGGGATGGTGACCCGGCGGCTCACCGGCGAGCAGATGACGGTGATGGAGGTGAGAGGGCACGGAACCTGCTGGCTGGCGGACCGGGCCGCCGAGATAAACCTGGTCGCCCTGCGGGGCGACAAGCTGTACGTCGAGGCGGGCAACCTGCTGGCGACGGACGGTGAGCTGCGGACGGGCACCACGTTCACGGGCCTGCGCGGCGCCTCGCAGGGCACCGGGCTGTTCACGACGACCGTGGAGGGGCACGGCCAGGCGGCGATCCTCTCCGACGGGCCGGCGGTCGTGCTCCGGGTCACCCCGCAGTACCCGCTGACCGTGGACCCGGGCGCCTATGTCGCCCACCAGGGCGAGGTGCGGCAGTCCTTCCAGTCCGGCGTGACGTTCCGCACCCTGCTCGGGGAGGGCGGCGGCGAGGCCTTCCAGATCCGCTTCGAGGGCGACGGACTGGTGTACGTGCAGCCGAGCGAGCGGAACACGATCGCGGGGGATCTGTGA
- a CDS encoding AIM24 family protein, which translates to MTFREINSKMVEASVLPGQRLFSQRGAMLAYKGDVSFTPNVQGGQGGVMSMIGRRVAGEATPLMTVEGSGTVFFGHGGHHVHVIGLTGDTLHVEADRLLAFEGTLRQGTMFMGAQGGVMGLVRGQVTGQGLFTTTLQGHGSVAVMAHGGVFALPVTPERPVHVDPQAYVAHHGEVRNRLSTALGWRDMVGRGSGEAFQLELSGNGTVYVQASEEKL; encoded by the coding sequence ATGACGTTCCGGGAGATCAACTCGAAGATGGTCGAGGCGTCCGTGCTGCCGGGACAGCGGCTGTTCAGCCAGCGCGGGGCGATGCTCGCCTACAAGGGGGACGTGTCCTTCACGCCCAACGTCCAGGGCGGCCAGGGCGGGGTGATGTCCATGATCGGGCGCCGGGTGGCCGGCGAGGCGACCCCGCTGATGACCGTGGAGGGCAGCGGCACGGTCTTCTTCGGGCACGGCGGTCACCACGTGCACGTCATCGGCCTCACCGGCGACACGCTGCACGTGGAGGCCGACCGGCTGCTCGCCTTCGAGGGCACGCTGCGGCAGGGCACGATGTTCATGGGCGCGCAGGGCGGGGTGATGGGCCTGGTGCGCGGGCAGGTCACCGGGCAGGGCCTGTTCACGACCACCCTCCAGGGGCACGGCTCGGTGGCCGTGATGGCGCACGGCGGCGTCTTCGCGCTCCCGGTCACCCCCGAGCGCCCGGTCCACGTGGACCCGCAGGCCTACGTCGCCCATCACGGCGAGGTCCGCAACCGGCTGTCCACCGCGCTCGGCTGGCGCGACATGGTGGGCCGCGGTTCCGGTGAGGCCTTCCAGCTAGAGCTGAGCGGCAACGGCACGGTCTACGTCCAGGCGTCGGAGGAGAAGCTGTGA